The Fimbriimonas ginsengisoli Gsoil 348 genome window below encodes:
- a CDS encoding CheR family methyltransferase yields MIERTTPTADFERLLVYLKSTRGFDFSAYKRTTLQRRGQKRMQIVGSASYSEYLDYLEVHPDEFQDLFNTILINVTAFFRDPEAWEYLAAEIIPQLLATKTPDEQIRVWVAGCASGEEAYSISMLLAEAMGIQAFRERVKIYATDLDDDALSTCRSAFYSERDVQAIPPEFVKKYFEAVNDRLVFDRDLRRSIIFGRHDLIQDAPISRVDLLLCRNTLMYFNAETQERILARFHFALTDGGFLFLGKAETLLTHTNLFVPVDLKNQIFSRVGKTRFRDRMHMLAAPTGDYLPRFEPASTNRLRDAALDSG; encoded by the coding sequence GTGATAGAAAGAACCACGCCTACCGCCGACTTTGAGAGGCTTCTGGTTTATCTCAAGTCCACCCGCGGATTTGACTTCTCTGCCTACAAACGAACCACCCTTCAGCGCCGCGGGCAAAAGCGGATGCAAATCGTCGGCTCCGCGTCGTATTCCGAGTACCTAGACTATCTTGAGGTCCATCCCGACGAGTTTCAGGACCTTTTCAACACGATTCTCATCAACGTCACCGCCTTTTTTCGAGACCCCGAGGCGTGGGAATACCTGGCCGCCGAGATCATTCCCCAGTTGTTGGCCACGAAGACGCCGGATGAGCAGATCCGCGTGTGGGTCGCCGGCTGCGCTTCGGGCGAAGAGGCTTACTCGATCTCGATGCTTTTGGCCGAGGCGATGGGAATCCAGGCCTTTCGCGAGCGTGTAAAGATTTACGCGACCGATCTGGACGACGATGCTTTGTCGACCTGCCGCAGCGCTTTCTATTCCGAGCGCGACGTCCAGGCCATTCCGCCCGAGTTCGTGAAGAAATACTTCGAGGCGGTGAACGACCGCCTCGTCTTCGACCGCGATCTGCGCCGCTCGATCATCTTTGGTCGCCACGATCTGATCCAAGACGCCCCGATCTCACGCGTGGACCTACTTCTTTGCCGGAATACCTTGATGTATTTCAACGCGGAAACGCAGGAGCGAATCTTGGCTCGTTTCCACTTCGCGCTCACCGACGGGGGATTTCTGTTCCTCGGCAAGGCCGAAACCCTGCTCACCCACACGAACCTTTTCGTGCCGGTCGACCTGAAGAATCAAATCTTCTCCCGGGTTGGAAAGACGCGTTTTCGCGATCGGATGCACATGCTGGCAGCCCCTACCGGCGACTACCTTCCCCGCTTCGAGCCGGCTTCCACCAATCGCCTACGCGATGCGGCTCTCGACTCGGGCTGA
- a CDS encoding PAS domain-containing protein: protein MAVANERARTTLAIGNRDLGKAFQDLDISFRPAELRSGIEQAGLQRRPIVHKDVAWTKITGETVVLDITITPLETDSGDFVGTSIAFEDVTQNKLLQNELLNFNQELETAYEEVQSTNEELQTTNEELQSTVEELETTNEELQSTNEELETMNEELQAANEELETINDELRKRSNELNRANSFLESILAGLRDGVIVLDHDLHVLAWNHRSEDLWGIRREEAAGKHLLNLDIGLPLEQLRQPIRACLATKEPQSITVDAINRRGRPLNCQVTFSPLFSHAGQQAGVIVLTACNGT from the coding sequence CTGGCCGTCGCCAATGAACGGGCGCGGACGACGTTGGCGATCGGCAACCGGGACCTCGGGAAAGCTTTTCAAGATCTGGACATCTCCTTCCGTCCGGCCGAGCTGCGGTCCGGTATCGAACAGGCGGGCCTCCAGCGGCGGCCGATCGTTCATAAGGACGTAGCCTGGACGAAGATCACCGGCGAAACCGTGGTGCTCGACATCACGATCACGCCACTGGAAACCGACTCGGGCGACTTCGTTGGCACGAGCATCGCTTTCGAAGACGTCACTCAAAACAAGCTTCTCCAAAACGAGCTGCTGAATTTCAACCAGGAGTTGGAGACGGCCTATGAAGAGGTCCAATCGACAAACGAGGAGCTGCAAACCACCAACGAGGAGCTGCAATCGACGGTGGAAGAGCTCGAAACCACCAACGAGGAATTGCAAAGCACCAACGAAGAGTTGGAAACGATGAACGAGGAATTGCAGGCGGCGAACGAAGAACTCGAAACGATCAACGACGAATTACGGAAGCGGAGCAACGAACTAAATCGCGCCAACTCATTCTTAGAATCGATTCTCGCCGGCTTGCGGGACGGCGTTATCGTCTTGGATCACGACCTCCATGTCTTGGCTTGGAATCACCGTTCGGAGGACCTGTGGGGAATACGGAGAGAGGAGGCGGCCGGCAAGCATCTTCTCAATTTGGATATTGGCCTCCCTCTCGAGCAGCTCCGCCAGCCGATCCGGGCTTGCCTTGCTACCAAGGAACCCCAGTCGATTACGGTCGACGCCATCAACCGTAGAGGGCGCCCTCTAAATTGTCAGGTCACATTTAGCCCGCTCTTCAGCCACGCGGGCCAGCAGGCCGGGGTGATCGTCCTAACCGCCTGTAACGGCACGTAG
- a CDS encoding glycine C-acetyltransferase: MNARLQSWLGDQIQTLKDQNLYKVPKILETAAGGRVRMNGKEVVNLASNNYLGLANHPNVVAAAHEAIDRWGVGAGAVRWIGGTMSVHEELEERLAKFKHTEAVLVFTGGFTANSGTIPAVVTDKDVIISDELNHASIIDGVRLSAAKYKKSEGYVYPHKDMEALEKILQNTQSFEKRMIITDGVFSMDGDIAPLPTIVELAEKYDAFVMVDDAHASGVLGKNGAGSTSHFNLYGRVDIQLGTLSKALGVVGGYIAGSAVLKDWLINRGRPYLFSTAHPPMVAAALIAALDVMENDPEPMRRLWDNTRWWKAALNEAGFDTMGSETPITPVYVGDEGKAQEMERALWEEGVYALAIVFPTVGRGKARIRTMPSAAHTQADLEFALQAFKRVRDRLS, from the coding sequence ATGAACGCTCGGTTGCAGTCTTGGCTAGGAGATCAGATTCAGACTCTGAAGGATCAAAACCTTTATAAGGTGCCGAAGATCCTGGAGACGGCCGCCGGTGGCCGAGTTCGGATGAACGGTAAGGAGGTCGTCAACCTCGCCAGTAACAACTACCTCGGCCTCGCGAACCATCCGAACGTGGTGGCGGCGGCTCACGAGGCGATCGACAGATGGGGCGTCGGCGCGGGCGCGGTGCGCTGGATCGGCGGCACGATGTCCGTTCACGAAGAGCTCGAGGAGCGGCTCGCCAAGTTCAAGCACACGGAAGCGGTCCTCGTGTTCACTGGCGGCTTCACCGCCAACTCGGGAACGATCCCGGCCGTGGTCACGGATAAGGACGTGATCATCAGCGACGAGCTGAACCACGCATCGATCATCGACGGCGTGCGGCTCTCGGCGGCGAAATACAAGAAGAGCGAAGGATACGTCTATCCGCATAAGGATATGGAGGCGCTGGAGAAGATTCTCCAGAACACCCAGAGTTTCGAGAAACGGATGATCATCACCGACGGCGTTTTCTCGATGGACGGAGATATCGCCCCGCTGCCGACCATCGTGGAACTGGCGGAGAAGTACGACGCCTTCGTCATGGTGGACGACGCCCATGCCAGCGGAGTGCTTGGGAAGAACGGCGCCGGCTCGACCTCCCACTTCAACCTGTACGGCCGCGTCGACATTCAACTTGGGACGTTGAGCAAGGCGCTCGGCGTGGTCGGCGGATATATCGCCGGGTCGGCAGTGCTCAAGGATTGGCTCATTAACCGAGGCCGCCCCTACCTGTTCAGTACCGCGCATCCGCCGATGGTGGCGGCCGCCCTAATCGCGGCGCTCGACGTCATGGAGAACGATCCGGAGCCGATGCGACGGCTCTGGGACAACACGCGTTGGTGGAAGGCCGCCCTCAACGAGGCCGGGTTCGACACGATGGGGAGCGAGACGCCCATCACGCCCGTGTACGTCGGCGACGAAGGAAAGGCGCAGGAGATGGAGCGCGCGCTTTGGGAAGAAGGGGTTTACGCGCTCGCCATCGTATTCCCAACCGTCGGCCGGGGAAAGGCGCGCATTCGAACCATGCCGAGCGCGGCGCACACTCAGGCGGACCTGGAGTTTGCTTTGCAGGCATTCAAGCGAGTCCGCGATCGTTTGAGTTAG
- a CDS encoding chemotaxis protein CheB, translating into MGKERILAIGTSAGGVEALSRLVAKLPNDLNAAVLIVLHLPENATSVLPEILSRRGNLKAKRGEDGERIRTGQIYVAPPGKHMVVHDGRLHLVVGPRENGNRPAIDPLFRTVARSHGPAAIGLLLTGLLDDGTIGMAAIKRFGGITIAQDPHDAMFGDMPRNAIQTVGVDYVLSLEEIGPKIRELVEQPVPWEKEIDMPDQTELNLSELEDLENTGRPSPFVCPECQGTLFELYEDGISHYCCRVGHSYLQESLAQEQEEVLEAALWTALRAVKEHNALLERMATRAESKGFQISARNFRSKIDEGKSQMELLSRALGLTRGRHAPSEV; encoded by the coding sequence ATGGGTAAGGAACGCATTCTCGCCATCGGGACCTCGGCCGGCGGGGTAGAAGCGCTTTCACGTTTGGTGGCAAAGCTGCCGAACGATCTAAATGCGGCCGTTCTCATCGTTCTTCACCTGCCGGAGAACGCGACCAGCGTGCTGCCCGAGATCCTGAGCCGGCGGGGAAATCTGAAAGCCAAGCGTGGGGAAGACGGAGAAAGGATCCGCACCGGCCAAATCTATGTGGCTCCGCCGGGGAAGCACATGGTAGTTCACGACGGGCGGCTGCACCTCGTCGTTGGGCCTCGTGAAAACGGAAACCGGCCTGCCATCGATCCGCTCTTTCGGACGGTCGCGCGAAGCCACGGGCCGGCGGCTATCGGTCTGCTGCTCACCGGCCTCTTGGACGACGGAACGATCGGCATGGCGGCGATCAAGCGCTTCGGCGGAATCACCATCGCTCAAGACCCGCACGATGCGATGTTCGGCGACATGCCTCGGAACGCCATCCAAACGGTCGGAGTCGATTACGTGCTCTCTTTGGAAGAGATCGGTCCCAAGATACGTGAGCTCGTCGAACAACCGGTCCCCTGGGAGAAAGAGATCGACATGCCGGATCAAACCGAACTGAACCTGTCTGAGCTCGAGGACTTGGAGAACACGGGACGACCTTCCCCTTTCGTCTGTCCGGAGTGCCAGGGCACTTTGTTTGAGCTATACGAGGATGGTATCAGCCATTATTGCTGCCGCGTCGGCCACAGCTACTTGCAGGAGTCGTTGGCACAGGAACAGGAAGAGGTTTTAGAAGCCGCCCTCTGGACCGCCCTCCGCGCCGTGAAGGAGCACAACGCGCTCCTCGAAAGAATGGCGACGAGAGCGGAGAGTAAGGGATTCCAAATTTCGGCGAGGAACTTTCGGTCGAAGATAGACGAGGGGAAGAGTCAAATGGAGCTGCTAAGCCGCGCGCTCGGACTTACCCGCGGACGTCATGCTCCTTCCGAAGTCTGA
- the ilvD gene encoding dihydroxy-acid dehydratase — MSAFDPRHKSRTITEGPDKTANRAMLRAMGLGDQDMRQPWIGVATVWSEATPCNVNLDVQGLRVAEAIKTQGATPRRFNTISVSDGIAMGHEGMKASLVSREVIADSVELMMRGHCYDGLVGVAGCDKSLPGMLMAMARLDVPSVFLYGGTIMPGRFKDKDVTIQDAFEAAGAYAAGKIDSDELHAVECAVCPGAGACGGQYTANTMACVAEALGMAVLGSGAPPAESKEREAWLVRVGEAAVNALNKGILPSQILTKEAFENAIAIGAATGGSTNVALHIPAIAHELGIEITLDDVARISARTPTLADLRPGGKYVMLDLYKVGGVPAVLRAMLDAGVLHGHCLTVTGKTLAEELEGIVVPPGQDVVRTLANPVDTHGGFAIVRGNLAPDGGVVKTTGVKKLRQTGPARCFDREEDAMAAVQRREIQSGDVVVIRYEGPRGGPGMREMLGVTSAIVGQGLGYEVALLTDGRFSGATRGLMVGHVGPEAQEGGPIALVRDGDLITVDAEKGELSVALSDEELAARHAAWSAPAPQYTRGALAKYARIVGPACRGAVTDNP, encoded by the coding sequence ATGAGCGCATTCGATCCTCGTCATAAATCCCGAACCATCACCGAAGGACCCGATAAGACCGCGAACCGGGCGATGCTGCGGGCGATGGGACTGGGTGACCAGGATATGCGCCAGCCTTGGATCGGCGTCGCTACGGTTTGGAGCGAGGCGACTCCCTGCAACGTAAATCTCGACGTCCAAGGGCTTCGGGTCGCGGAGGCAATCAAGACTCAGGGCGCCACTCCCCGGCGCTTCAACACGATCTCGGTCAGCGATGGTATCGCGATGGGACACGAGGGGATGAAGGCGTCCCTCGTCTCTCGCGAGGTCATCGCCGACTCCGTCGAGCTGATGATGCGCGGGCACTGCTACGACGGGCTCGTCGGAGTCGCCGGGTGCGATAAGAGCCTGCCCGGGATGCTTATGGCGATGGCCCGCCTCGACGTTCCCAGCGTTTTCCTCTACGGCGGGACCATTATGCCGGGCCGGTTCAAAGATAAGGACGTCACCATCCAGGACGCTTTCGAGGCGGCCGGCGCTTACGCTGCGGGGAAGATCGACAGCGACGAGCTACATGCGGTGGAATGCGCCGTCTGCCCCGGAGCCGGGGCGTGCGGCGGCCAATACACCGCGAACACGATGGCATGCGTAGCCGAGGCGCTTGGGATGGCGGTTCTTGGCTCGGGCGCCCCTCCGGCCGAATCGAAGGAGCGCGAAGCGTGGCTGGTACGCGTCGGCGAAGCCGCCGTAAACGCGCTGAACAAAGGGATCCTTCCCAGCCAGATCCTCACGAAGGAAGCATTCGAAAACGCGATCGCCATCGGCGCCGCCACCGGCGGGTCGACCAACGTCGCGTTGCACATTCCCGCCATCGCCCACGAACTCGGGATCGAAATCACGCTCGACGACGTCGCCCGGATCTCCGCCCGCACTCCCACACTCGCCGACCTCCGCCCCGGCGGCAAGTATGTGATGCTCGATCTGTACAAGGTCGGAGGGGTGCCCGCTGTACTCAGGGCGATGCTCGACGCGGGAGTGCTCCACGGGCATTGTCTGACCGTAACCGGCAAGACGCTGGCCGAGGAGCTGGAAGGGATCGTGGTGCCGCCAGGGCAGGACGTGGTTCGCACGCTCGCGAACCCGGTCGACACCCACGGCGGCTTCGCGATCGTTCGCGGCAACCTCGCTCCCGACGGGGGCGTGGTCAAGACCACGGGGGTTAAGAAACTCCGCCAAACCGGCCCCGCTCGATGCTTCGATCGGGAAGAGGATGCCATGGCCGCCGTTCAGCGAAGGGAAATCCAGTCGGGCGACGTGGTGGTGATCCGATATGAAGGGCCGAGAGGCGGCCCCGGAATGCGGGAGATGCTCGGCGTCACGTCCGCCATCGTCGGCCAAGGGCTTGGTTACGAAGTGGCGCTCCTCACCGACGGCCGTTTTTCGGGGGCCACACGCGGGCTTATGGTCGGCCATGTCGGTCCGGAGGCCCAAGAGGGGGGACCGATCGCACTCGTGCGGGACGGCGACCTTATCACCGTCGATGCGGAAAAGGGGGAGCTCAGCGTCGCCCTCTCCGATGAGGAGCTGGCCGCTCGCCACGCCGCGTGGAGCGCACCCGCGCCTCAGTACACGCGAGGAGCACTGGCCAAATACGCCCGTATCGTGGGGCCAGCCTGCCGGGGCGCGGTTACGGATAATCCGTAG
- a CDS encoding ABC transporter ATP-binding protein — MPQPLVETGDSSAGSRCYGALLEMRDVTVVRDGRIALDSVSLTIERGENVAILGPNGCGKSTLVKLIDRELYPRADHGSMRILGRQRWNVTELRKELGIVTNDLQAQILPETSVLDAVVAGFQGKLGVYYDEGTPERLAAAQAALVAAEAAHLSDRVFGALSSGEARRVLIARALAHDPGSLLLDEPTTSLDLVSAHALLETLRRTGKGLVLVTHHLEEIIPEIDRVVLLKAGRILADGPRREVMTSQNLSQLFCTDIVLQGDGPYSAQVRR, encoded by the coding sequence ATGCCACAGCCACTCGTAGAGACCGGAGATTCATCGGCTGGGAGCCGATGCTACGGGGCGCTTTTGGAGATGCGCGACGTCACCGTCGTGCGAGATGGACGGATTGCCCTCGACTCCGTCTCTCTCACCATCGAGCGAGGCGAGAACGTTGCGATCCTCGGGCCGAACGGTTGCGGCAAGTCGACCCTCGTTAAGCTCATCGACCGGGAGCTCTATCCCAGGGCCGACCACGGATCGATGCGAATTCTTGGCCGCCAGCGTTGGAATGTAACCGAGCTAAGGAAAGAGCTGGGGATCGTCACGAACGACCTACAGGCGCAAATCCTGCCAGAGACTTCGGTCCTCGACGCAGTCGTCGCCGGGTTCCAGGGCAAGCTCGGCGTGTACTACGACGAGGGAACGCCCGAGCGGCTCGCAGCAGCCCAGGCGGCGCTAGTGGCGGCGGAGGCGGCCCACCTATCGGATCGAGTCTTCGGCGCGCTCTCGTCGGGAGAGGCGCGGCGGGTTTTGATTGCCCGGGCGCTCGCCCACGACCCGGGTTCCCTTCTTCTCGACGAGCCGACGACCAGCCTCGATCTGGTAAGCGCCCACGCCCTTCTGGAGACGTTGCGACGGACCGGCAAAGGGCTCGTGCTCGTCACTCACCACCTTGAAGAGATCATCCCGGAGATCGACCGGGTCGTCCTGCTGAAGGCGGGTCGAATCCTCGCCGATGGACCCCGTCGGGAAGTGATGACGAGCCAAAACCTCTCTCAGCTCTTCTGCACCGACATCGTTCTCCAAGGGGATGGCCCCTATTCCGCCCAGGTGCGAAGATGA
- the ilvA gene encoding threonine ammonia-lyase, biosynthetic, which produces MNTTEISPREYLRRMRSSAVYNVAVRSPLDLCPVLSRRLGNRVLLKREDQQPVFSFKLRGAYNMMARLDASALEQGVVAASAGNHAQGVALAAQHLGAHAVIVVPRTAPEIKQEAIRRLGAELVLHGDSYDEAYAHARQLERERGLTFVHPYDHPDVIAGQGTVGLEIDEQHSGRIDAVFVPVGGGGLVAGVALALKQLRPDVKIVGVEPEDSDALHRSLAADERITLERVGLFADGVAVRTPGEETFRIARDWVDAVEVVSNDAICAAVKEIFEDRRAVLEPAGALAYAGLRSYAERLGLREHTLIAIASGANLNFDRLRTIAERAQIGEQHEAVLAVTIPERPGAFRQLCGALGDRSVTEFNYRMGNADEAAVFVGIQVRDSAERAALIDQLSEGGYASLDLTDDEIAKTHVRHMVGGRCAAATNERVFHFDFPERTGALAEFLDRLHGAWNISLFHYRNHGAERGRVLCGIQVPPETNAAFNDFLAEVGYGFTEQTDSQVLRLFLGR; this is translated from the coding sequence ATGAACACCACCGAAATCTCCCCTCGCGAATACCTGCGCCGCATGCGCTCCTCGGCGGTGTACAACGTCGCCGTTCGCTCGCCACTCGACCTCTGCCCAGTCCTGTCGCGGCGGCTTGGGAACCGGGTCCTCCTTAAGCGAGAAGACCAGCAGCCGGTGTTCTCGTTCAAGCTTCGCGGCGCGTACAACATGATGGCCAGGCTGGATGCGTCCGCTCTCGAGCAGGGCGTGGTGGCGGCGTCGGCCGGTAATCATGCGCAGGGCGTGGCGCTGGCCGCCCAGCACCTGGGCGCTCACGCCGTCATCGTGGTTCCCCGCACCGCTCCCGAGATCAAGCAAGAGGCGATTCGCCGTCTGGGCGCGGAGCTGGTTCTGCACGGCGATTCGTACGACGAGGCTTACGCGCACGCTCGGCAGCTCGAACGCGAGCGTGGTCTCACGTTCGTTCATCCGTACGACCATCCTGACGTCATCGCCGGCCAGGGGACGGTGGGGCTCGAAATCGACGAGCAGCATTCGGGAAGGATCGACGCGGTCTTCGTCCCCGTTGGCGGCGGCGGGCTGGTCGCCGGGGTGGCGCTCGCGCTTAAGCAGCTTCGCCCGGACGTCAAAATCGTCGGGGTGGAGCCCGAAGACAGCGATGCCCTCCACCGTTCGCTCGCCGCGGACGAGAGGATCACGCTGGAGCGGGTCGGTCTCTTCGCGGACGGCGTCGCCGTCCGCACGCCGGGCGAGGAGACGTTCCGGATCGCCCGGGATTGGGTCGACGCGGTGGAGGTGGTCTCCAACGACGCGATCTGCGCCGCCGTTAAGGAGATTTTCGAAGATCGCCGGGCGGTGTTAGAACCAGCGGGGGCGCTCGCATATGCCGGGTTGCGATCGTACGCGGAGCGGCTCGGTCTTCGCGAGCACACCCTGATCGCCATCGCCTCGGGGGCGAACCTCAACTTCGACCGACTTCGGACCATCGCTGAGCGGGCTCAAATCGGCGAGCAGCACGAGGCGGTGCTTGCCGTCACCATCCCCGAGCGTCCCGGGGCGTTCCGACAATTATGCGGAGCGCTCGGAGATCGGAGCGTCACCGAGTTCAATTACCGGATGGGGAACGCCGACGAAGCCGCGGTGTTCGTGGGAATCCAGGTTCGGGACTCGGCGGAACGGGCCGCCCTCATCGACCAGCTTTCGGAAGGGGGATACGCCTCTCTCGATCTAACTGACGATGAGATCGCCAAGACTCACGTTCGCCACATGGTCGGCGGCCGTTGCGCGGCCGCCACCAACGAGCGGGTTTTCCACTTCGATTTCCCCGAGCGCACCGGTGCGCTCGCCGAATTCTTGGACCGGCTCCACGGCGCGTGGAACATCTCCCTCTTTCACTACCGAAACCACGGGGCCGAACGGGGACGCGTACTCTGCGGCATCCAAGTACCTCCCGAGACGAACGCCGCCTTCAACGACTTCCTCGCCGAAGTCGGCTACGGCTTCACCGAGCAAACCGATTCGCAAGTTCTAAGGTTGTTCTTGGGAAGATAG
- a CDS encoding LuxR C-terminal-related transcriptional regulator, with amino-acid sequence MSDSTNGTKLEPSSREREVLEFAVSGFTDEQIAQTLGISVSTVNSYWVRIRSKLGQYSRTQLVATILTERAKKAEESLRLRIAELENEQARLRAELAEATRDLGALGRQGWHAMALDCAPEAVIVFDDDLRIILANQAAERLFGIKEPLKGRCVGSLVARQQQAEAEERLCRYLSGENFARIAMGEEYPVFGRREDGSLFRAIISVEGFRGPAGTMAICVIREFMAEVEARRRALIPPRIGLR; translated from the coding sequence ATGAGCGATTCGACAAACGGCACCAAACTGGAACCAAGCTCCCGAGAGCGAGAGGTCTTGGAGTTCGCGGTTTCCGGCTTCACCGACGAGCAGATCGCTCAGACCCTTGGAATCAGCGTCAGCACCGTCAACAGCTACTGGGTTCGTATCCGGAGCAAACTCGGGCAGTATTCTCGAACCCAACTCGTGGCAACGATTCTAACCGAGAGGGCCAAGAAGGCCGAGGAGTCGTTGCGTCTGCGAATCGCCGAACTCGAAAATGAGCAAGCGAGACTTAGGGCCGAACTTGCCGAGGCCACGAGAGACTTGGGCGCGCTTGGACGACAGGGTTGGCATGCGATGGCCCTGGACTGCGCCCCGGAAGCAGTAATCGTTTTCGACGACGACCTGCGGATCATCCTGGCAAACCAAGCCGCGGAGCGGCTTTTTGGAATCAAGGAGCCTCTCAAAGGGAGATGTGTTGGCAGCCTCGTCGCGCGACAACAACAAGCGGAGGCGGAGGAACGGCTCTGTCGTTATTTGTCCGGCGAGAACTTCGCGAGGATCGCGATGGGTGAAGAGTATCCGGTCTTCGGGAGGCGCGAAGACGGGAGCCTTTTCCGCGCCATCATCTCGGTAGAAGGGTTCCGCGGTCCCGCCGGTACGATGGCCATCTGCGTAATCCGCGAATTTATGGCGGAGGTGGAAGCGCGTCGCCGCGCCCTGATACCTCCCCGGATCGGCCTTAGATGA
- the tilS gene encoding tRNA lysidine(34) synthetase TilS: MLDRFRRHLGASGLIPEGARVLVGYSGGADSTCLLHMLRVAGVDVVAAHLHHGQREEADTEMRLCEAFAESLDIPFVSGRADVPRMSQELGMGLEEAGREARYGFFRQAAYQLDCQLIATAHTRNDHVETMLLNLTRGTGLTGLGGIPERREEIVRPILIFSREQTRAYCEENGFWFHDDPANSDLSFSRARIRHRVLPELRSINPAADSALMRLASLVQEEDRFLSGMAAAALEQSEISVNGELKFLTEDVEVYFDRGRLSGLPPVLFRRAIRLAVEALEASLDHEQTSILLSGIASQERGSVTADGGEVVVEWTPELVGARRLQPTQPFRYALTIPGETMSDEFGWQFTAFEEAYDQVSPARAELSTRIDRRKTKGTLYFRTAGSGDTMRPLGFSGQRKLSDLLSESGLTPAARSRLPIVCDLVGPIWAPGVCLDERVRPEASTDLVLTVRFARISPNDR, translated from the coding sequence ATGCTCGATCGCTTCCGGCGCCACCTTGGCGCCTCAGGTCTGATTCCGGAAGGGGCACGGGTTCTCGTGGGGTACAGCGGCGGTGCGGATAGCACCTGCCTGCTTCACATGCTCCGGGTGGCGGGAGTCGACGTGGTTGCCGCACACCTTCACCACGGGCAGCGAGAAGAAGCGGATACGGAGATGCGCCTGTGCGAGGCGTTTGCGGAAAGTCTTGACATCCCGTTCGTCTCCGGTCGGGCCGATGTTCCTCGCATGTCCCAAGAGCTCGGAATGGGGCTAGAGGAAGCCGGACGCGAGGCCCGGTACGGCTTCTTCCGGCAGGCGGCCTATCAGCTCGACTGTCAGCTCATCGCCACTGCCCACACCCGAAACGACCACGTGGAGACGATGCTCCTCAATTTGACCCGCGGCACCGGTCTGACGGGGCTCGGGGGGATTCCCGAGCGCAGGGAGGAGATCGTTCGTCCAATCCTCATCTTTAGCCGCGAACAGACCCGAGCTTATTGCGAGGAGAACGGCTTCTGGTTCCACGACGACCCGGCCAACTCCGACCTGAGCTTCTCCCGAGCCCGCATCCGGCACCGAGTGCTTCCCGAGCTTCGCTCGATTAATCCAGCCGCCGACTCGGCGCTGATGCGCCTCGCGAGCCTGGTGCAGGAGGAGGATCGATTCTTAAGCGGGATGGCGGCGGCGGCGCTCGAACAGTCGGAAATTTCCGTCAACGGAGAGCTCAAGTTCCTCACGGAGGATGTCGAGGTGTACTTCGATCGGGGCCGTTTGAGCGGTTTGCCGCCCGTGCTCTTCCGGCGGGCCATCCGCCTGGCAGTGGAGGCGCTGGAAGCGAGCCTCGACCACGAGCAAACCTCCATTCTGCTTTCCGGAATTGCGAGCCAAGAGCGAGGGTCGGTAACCGCCGACGGCGGCGAAGTCGTGGTCGAGTGGACCCCGGAGTTGGTTGGCGCTCGCCGCCTGCAGCCCACGCAGCCGTTCCGCTACGCGCTAACCATCCCGGGAGAAACGATGAGCGACGAATTCGGATGGCAATTCACCGCGTTCGAAGAGGCATACGATCAGGTTTCCCCCGCACGGGCCGAGCTCAGCACAAGAATCGACCGTCGCAAAACAAAAGGAACGTTGTACTTTCGCACCGCGGGATCGGGCGACACGATGAGGCCACTCGGCTTTTCGGGCCAACGCAAGCTTTCCGATCTTCTGTCCGAGTCCGGTCTGACCCCGGCTGCCCGGAGCCGCCTTCCGATCGTGTGCGACCTGGTTGGGCCGATCTGGGCGCCGGGGGTCTGCCTCGACGAGCGGGTTCGGCCCGAAGCGTCCACCGACCTCGTCCTGACCGTAAGGTTTGCGAGAATTTCACCAAACGACCGATAA